The Bombus vancouverensis nearcticus chromosome 17, iyBomVanc1_principal, whole genome shotgun sequence genome has a window encoding:
- the LOC117159289 gene encoding putative fatty acyl-CoA reductase CG5065, whose protein sequence is MDTINKESNENWINKRLNKMNTLEEFYAGNGILVTGATGFVGIGLLEKLMRVCPRITAIFILIRPKTNEALEQRFKKLIDDPIYDGVKAKNPSVLSRVYPVKGDVSLPDLGLSREDRNLLLEKVNIVFHAAATVRFNEPLHVAINVNTKGTARVIELWNELRHPISFVHVSTAFSNVNLHEIGEKVYTTSLKPSEVIDTCDKFDKMLINQIEERILKTHPNTYTFSKNLAEQIVASKCKDLPVAIVRPSIIGASLEEPCPGWLENISAITGILLLVSKGCATAILARKDARLDVVPVDFVVDTIICTAWHVTLRRDHEVKVYNCTSNANPFKWGQLKDAVVKCSIETPLNDTLWYPGCPMIANRYIYNVLSVMYVLPAFVIDIFLRLWRSKPTMMKLLKNGHKLFTSVTYFTTHEWTFQRDNCSDLARKVKMLNDSGMVKLDLRDMDWEKYVAIYLMGIRKFILKQEFKSIARQRLARLYWIHQVTKISGIIILLWIILYFVY, encoded by the exons ATGGATACAATCAATAAAGAATCGAATGAAAATTGGATCAACAAAAGGTTGAATAAAATGAATACTCTCGAGGAATTCTACGCCGGTAATGGGATTCTTGTGACTGGAGCAACCGGGTTCGTGGGAATAGGTCTTCTGGAAAAACTGATGCGCGTGTGTCCGCGCATCACTGCTATCTTTATACTAATTCGTCCAAAAACGAACGAAGCGCTAGAACAACGATTTAAGAAGCTGATAGATGATCCC ATTTACGATGGCGTGAAAGCAAAGAACCCATCAGTTTTGAGCCGAGTTTACCCCGTGAAAGGTGACGTGAGTCTGCCAGATTTGGGTCTTTCGCGAGAAGATAGAAATCTGTTGTTAGAAAAAGTAAACATAGTATTTCACGCCGCGGCCACTGTGAGATTCAACGAGCCGTTACACGTGGCTATTAATGTGAATACGAAAGGTACTGCTCGTGTCATCGAACTTTGGAACGAACTGAGGCATCCTATTAGCTTCGTCCACGTTAGCACAGCTTTTAGTAACGTGAATCTACATGAGATCGGGGAGAAAGTTTATAC CACGAGCTTGAAACCTTCAGAGGTGATCGATACGTGTGACAAATTCGACAAAATGTTGATCAACCAAATAGAGGAAAGGATCTTAAAAACTCATCCAAACACATACACATTCAGTAAGAATTTGGCAGAGCAGATTGTAGCAAGCAAGTGCAAAGATCTGCCAGTTGCGATAGTGCGGCCAAGCATAATTGGTGCCTCATTGGAAGAACCATGTCCTGGTTGGCTAGAGAATATTTCTGCAATAACAG GTATCCTTCTGCTAGTCAGTAAAGGATGTGCAACAGCAATACTGGCTAGAAAAGATGCAAGATTGGATGTAGTGCCTGTCGATTTCGTAGTTGACACGATAATATGTACAGCATGGCATGTCACGCTACGTCGTGATCACGAAGTTAAAGTTTACAACTGCACGAGTAACGCTAACCCTTTTAA ATGGGGTCAGTTAAAAGATGCCGTGGTGAAGTGTAGCATAGAAACGCCACTGAACGATACGCTATGGTACCCGGGTTGTCCAATGATAGCTAACAGATATATTTACAACGTCCTGAGTGTAATGTATGTTTTGCCTGCATTCGTCATTGATATCTTTTTAAGACTTTGGCGCAGTAAACCAAC aATGATGAAACTTCTCAAAAATGGTCATAAGCTGTTCACATCGGTAACATATTTCACCACGCACGAATGGACTTTCCAAAGAGATAACTGTTCCGACTTAGCGAGGAAAGTAAAAATGTTGAACGACAGCGGTATGGTCAAACTAGATTTACGGGATATGGATTGGGAGAAGTATGTTGCAATTTACCTGATGGGAATTAGGAAATTTATTCTAAAACAAGAGTTTAAGTCAATAGCTCGACAACGGTTAGCAAG GTTATACTGGATACATCAGGTCACCAAAATATCCggtataataattttactatggataatattatattttgtgtaCTGA
- the LOC143303926 gene encoding uncharacterized protein LOC143303926 — MSKANESQTSTSTDPMLRAIWDSIQKQNENIALLREEMLRLSMQNDEENRNRAAEIENLGKTVAALRTGFGSPATDEFASIITEDNESASTAINRTVNMAKARKLSGLAAPDTPPVHLDIEQPEVKERGYFPPAPPTLRAKDAIRYIPTLNGDDDVGVEDFIKEGRSMKDRCTEQDLWLKAIKVEKIVGKAAQSIRNIPIECYSDLYDALRNNLAAQVTSDEYQEQLRELRQGREESVQSFNIRFRRILNRLLYAVTNEYPQPLTRKIMTEEVTKKTVRVYLKGLRRDIGRILLSSEPLNLPEAEKKAADVERYLREERQPNWSCNRLPSVSNRPDNQHMQVRRSNAPSRSPNTPVAQKPATFNQVENRSPAERAQMKCFKCGKLGHIANKCQNFLPPSQRDRPPARIQAVQEWDEIQETISNQEVDEPYETYESTSPRRDYSQYLCQPEPKSEYFWSTQEQG; from the coding sequence ATGTCTAAGGCAAACGAATCTCAAACTTCAACCTCAACTGACCCAATGTTGCGAGCAATATGGGACAGTATTCAAAAACAGAACGAGAACATTGCCCTTTTACGAGAGGAAATGTTACGTTTGTCTATGCAAAATGACGAAGAGAACAGAAACAGGGCAGCAGAAATCGAGAATCTCGGGAAAACCGTCGCAGCGCTACGGACTGGGTTCGGATCCCCTGCGACCGATGAATTTGCTTCCATTATCACCGAAGACAATGAAAGTGCGTCGACAGCAATCAATCGCACCGTGAATATGGCAAAAGCACGCAAATTGTCAGGGTTAGCAGCTCCAGACACCCCACCTGTCCACCTCGACATCGAACAACCCGAGGTGAAAGAAAGAGGCtattttccgcccgctcctcccACTCTACGAGCTAAGGATGCAATACGCTACATCCCAACGCTCAACGGAGATGATGATGTAGGAGTTGAAGACTTCATCAAAGAAGGGAGAAGTATGAAGGATCGCTGTACGGAGCAAGATCTATGGCTAAAAGcaataaaagtggaaaaaatcgtggggaaagcagcccaaagtattcgcaacattcctattgagtgttacagtgatctgtacgacgcactgagaaataacttagcagcacaagtgacttcggatgagtaccaagaacaattacgagagttgagacagggacgcgaggaatcagtgcaaagttttaatattcggTTTAGAAGAATACTCAACCGTTTGCTGTACGCAGTAACCAATGAGTACCCACAACCACTAACACGTAAAATTATGACTGAAGAAGTCACGAAGAAGACTGTTCGTGTGTACCTAAAGGGACTCAGACGCGACATAGGGCGAATACTATTAAGCAGTGAACCCTTGAATCTTCCGGAAGCTGAAAAAAAGGCAGCCGATGTAGAACGCTACTTGCGAGAAGAACGACAACCTAATTGGTCATGTAATCGCTTACCTTCGGTTAGTAATCGCCCCGACAACCAGCATATGCAGGTAAGACGATCTAATGCACCATCAAGATCGCCTAACACGCCAGTAGCTCAGAAACCTGCTACATTTAACCAAGTAGAAAATAGATCACCTGCTGAACGCGCGCAGATGAAGTGCTTCAAGTGCGGAAAGCTGGGACACATTGCCAACAAGTGTCAAAATTTTCTACCACCGAGCCAGCGCGATCGACCACCCGCAAGGATTCAGGCAGTCCAGGAATGGGACGAAATACAAGAAACAATATCGAACCAGGAGGTGGACGAACCGTACGAGACATACGAGTCAACATCGCCACGGAGAGACTACTCGCAATACCTTTGTCAACCCGAACCGAAGAGCGAGTATTTCTGGTCGACACAGGAGCAGGGATAA